From Mauremys mutica isolate MM-2020 ecotype Southern chromosome 17, ASM2049712v1, whole genome shotgun sequence, one genomic window encodes:
- the LOC123351798 gene encoding phospholipase A2 inhibitor and Ly6/PLAUR domain-containing protein-like isoform X2, giving the protein MMKALVTLCVLSALQATAAAQDKMGMPLTCFYCKSGQSCLHNLPQTCSSPQDACIMVQEHNTLSFSPGIGNLGMYQSCADSRQSLTGFLAFYFGDTVMVEILSEICKINNCNAHFVPTRLAISSVRNGLQCPACYAPGFESCESDGTLRCTGGADQCAVVVGTLVQGDVTIPFAARGCATWTACEIKTLESGVFTYNLTSVQCGPAPRAQTSSATRTLAWGPVTLGSIVVPRVPLFLPALLGLFLC; this is encoded by the exons ATGATGAAAGCGCTCGTCACCCTCTGCGTCCTCAGCGCTCTCCAAGCGACCGCGGCAGCTCAGGACAAAATGG GGATGCCTCTGACCTGTTTCTATTGCAAATCTGGGCAAAGCTGTCTCCACAACCTCCCCCAGACCTGCTCCTCGCCCCAGGACGCCTGCATCATGGTTCAAGAACACAACACTCTCT CCTTTTCACCTGGCATTGGGAATCTAGGCATGTACCAGTCCTGCGCCGACTCCCGCCAGAGCCTCACGGGCTTCCTGGCTTTTTACTTCGGGGACACAGTGATGGTGGAGATCCTGTCGGAAATTTGCAAGATCAACAACTGCAACGCCCATTTCGTGCCCACCA GGCTGGCTATCAGCAGCGTCCGCAACGGGCTGCAGTGCCCGGCCTGCTACGCCCCAGGCTTCGAGAGCTGCGAGAGCGACGGGACCCTGCGCTGCACGGGAGGTGCCGACCAATGTGCTGTCGTCGTCGGGACGCTGGTGCAAG GTGATGTCACGATCCCGTTTGCAGCCCGGGGTTGTGCTACGTGGACGGCCTGTGAAATCAAGACGCTGGAATCGGGGGTGTTCACCTACAATCTCACCAGTGTCCAGTGCGGCCCAGCGCCCAGAGCGCAGACCAGCAGCGCCACCCGGACTCTGGCCTGGGGTCCCGTCACCCTGGGCAGCATCGTCGTCCCCCgggttccccttttcctccctgccCTTCTGGGGCTATTCCTCTGCTGA
- the LOC123351798 gene encoding phospholipase A2 inhibitor and Ly6/PLAUR domain-containing protein-like isoform X1, which translates to MRNRTTIPAVFVLTQRSGTLVPEASHDLVLCSVMMKALVTLCVLSALQATAAAQDKMGMPLTCFYCKSGQSCLHNLPQTCSSPQDACIMVQEHNTLSFSPGIGNLGMYQSCADSRQSLTGFLAFYFGDTVMVEILSEICKINNCNAHFVPTRLAISSVRNGLQCPACYAPGFESCESDGTLRCTGGADQCAVVVGTLVQGDVTIPFAARGCATWTACEIKTLESGVFTYNLTSVQCGPAPRAQTSSATRTLAWGPVTLGSIVVPRVPLFLPALLGLFLC; encoded by the exons ATGCGAAACAGAACCACAATCCCTGCTGTATTCGTCTTAACGCAGCGATCGGGGACCTTGGTGCCAGAG GCCTCACATGACCTTGTGCTCTGCTCCGTCATGATGAAAGCGCTCGTCACCCTCTGCGTCCTCAGCGCTCTCCAAGCGACCGCGGCAGCTCAGGACAAAATGG GGATGCCTCTGACCTGTTTCTATTGCAAATCTGGGCAAAGCTGTCTCCACAACCTCCCCCAGACCTGCTCCTCGCCCCAGGACGCCTGCATCATGGTTCAAGAACACAACACTCTCT CCTTTTCACCTGGCATTGGGAATCTAGGCATGTACCAGTCCTGCGCCGACTCCCGCCAGAGCCTCACGGGCTTCCTGGCTTTTTACTTCGGGGACACAGTGATGGTGGAGATCCTGTCGGAAATTTGCAAGATCAACAACTGCAACGCCCATTTCGTGCCCACCA GGCTGGCTATCAGCAGCGTCCGCAACGGGCTGCAGTGCCCGGCCTGCTACGCCCCAGGCTTCGAGAGCTGCGAGAGCGACGGGACCCTGCGCTGCACGGGAGGTGCCGACCAATGTGCTGTCGTCGTCGGGACGCTGGTGCAAG GTGATGTCACGATCCCGTTTGCAGCCCGGGGTTGTGCTACGTGGACGGCCTGTGAAATCAAGACGCTGGAATCGGGGGTGTTCACCTACAATCTCACCAGTGTCCAGTGCGGCCCAGCGCCCAGAGCGCAGACCAGCAGCGCCACCCGGACTCTGGCCTGGGGTCCCGTCACCCTGGGCAGCATCGTCGTCCCCCgggttccccttttcctccctgccCTTCTGGGGCTATTCCTCTGCTGA